In Zonotrichia leucophrys gambelii isolate GWCS_2022_RI chromosome 15, RI_Zleu_2.0, whole genome shotgun sequence, the DNA window TTCCAGAGCCCAATCCCTGCCCCAGAAGCCTGGGAAAGGGAGGCTCTGTTCCATTTCCAAAGCTAAACCCCTGCCTTAGCAGCCTTGGTTGGACAAGGAAGGCTGCTCCATTTCCAGGGGCTcaattcctgccccagcagcctgggcaagGGAGGTTATTTAATTTCCAGAGTTaaatccctgccccaggagcccaAGACAAGGGAAACATTTCCAGAGCTCAATTCCTACCCTAACAGCCTTGGACAAGGAAGGCTGTTCCACTTCCAGAGCCCAGTTCCTGCCCCAGCAACCTGGGAAAAGGAGGCTGTTCCATTTCCAGAGCTCAATTCCTTGTCCAGCAGCCCAGGAAAGGGAGGTTATTCCATTTCCAGAGTTaaatccctgccccaggagcccaAGACAAGGGAAAGTGTTCCACTTCCAGAGCTCAATTCCAACCCTAGCAGCCTTGGACAAGGAAGGCTGTTCCATTTCCAGGGGCTCAATTcctgtcccagcagcctggCAAAAGGTTCTGGGAAAGGGAAACTGCTCCATTTCCAGAACTcaattcctgccccagcagcccttGGACAAGGAAGGCTGTTCCATTTCCAGAACTcaattcctgccccagcagccctggacaAGGAAGGCTGTTCCATTTCCAGGGGCTCAATCCCTGCCCCACAACCTGGGAAAAGGAGGCTGTTCCATTTCCAGGGGCCCaatccctgccccacagcctgggAAAAGGAGGCTGTTCCATTTCCAGAGCTCAATTCTGCCCCACAGCCTGGCAAAGGGAGGCTGCTCCATTTCCCTGACTCTGTCCAGGAGACATCacacctcctgctgcccttctcctgGGATTAACACCAAAGACAGACATGTTACACCCCATGTGGAGGCCTCTGCTCACATTCTCCTTGATGCCCCGGCTCTTCAGCTCCTGGATCTCTGCCATGAGCCTCTGGAGCTCCTGGCAGGTCTCCCTGTAGAGCTCGTAGTCCTTGATGGGGTCGCGCAGATCCACCTCGCTCTCCTCGCTGTAGTACCTGGCATCCTGCCAAGGCAAGAACACTCCTGTGGCTCATCCCTTCCCCTGCAAAGGGCTCTGGGGGACGGGCTGCCACTTCTGCCCATGAATCCCATGGCTTTACACAGGGAGAGGACTCAGCTAAAACAATCCCAAACCCACCAGTCACTAAAACACCTGGCAAGGTCAGGCTGTCTTTAATTGTCATAAATTTGAATTGGCAAATTCaatctgtgcagggccaggagttggactggaggatccttgtggatcccttccaactcaggatactCCATGATCTCCATGTGACCACAGAGGACAATCCAGAATGGtgattcctcctcctcctccaccccgCTCCCCACTCTGGCTGATCCTACACTATCCTGCTGCTCACGGGAGGGTTTGAAGGCACCATGCAAATCCCTGAGGGATCTTCCAGCTTTGAGCTCACTCTCCAGAGGAGTGTTTGTGTCTCCTGAAAGAGATGGAAGCAGGTTTAGGAATTCACAGTGGGAGTTCAGGAGGCATTGGAAGCTGGGGGAACTGGATCTCACAATtcatggaattccagaatggtttgggtgggaagggaggactttaaagcccatccagtcccatgagcagggacaccttccactatcccagttTCTTCCAAGGCCCATCCAACGTGGCCTGGGATGCTGCCAggatggggcaggcacagcttctctgggattattttccagcagggaaagccaGGCCAGCACAGAGGGGTGTGGGCGGGGCCCTGGGCACGTCTGTACCTGGTCCGTGTCGCCCTTGCCCCGCTTGCCCTCGGCTGGGACCCCGTCCGTGCGGATCACCTTGGGCTTCCTCTTCTTGCTGGACTCGGAGGACATGGTGCTgccggcagggctggggagggagcacGGGGTGAGCCCGTGGGGGCCAAACCCGCCCAGACCGGGGCTCTCCCGGGCTCCTCCCGCCAGCCCCGCCGGGGCTCTGCAGTGTGCGCTGGGCCTCCCTCCATCCTGCAcctcccagccctctccagcACAGCGAGCCCAGGGTCcgctccaccacagccccccggccccccagtGCCACTGAGCTCCCCTGGGACCCCGGGCCCGAGCGCTCAgcccctccctgagcccccGGACTGCGACTTTTGCCACCTCAGAGCTCTCACAGACCCGGGAGCCTTCGCTCCTCCAGAACACCCCAAAGCCTCGCACATCCATCCCGGAGCAAACTCTCCTGCGAGCTCCCCCAGACCCGGGACACTCCACCtctccagagcccagcacacCGAGCCCAGAGCCATTCACTCCCTCAGAGCCACCCCAGATCCTCACGCCGGGGTCTCTCCGCcctccagagcccagcacacCGGGCTCAGAGCCCTTCAATCCCTCAGAGCCGCCCCAGACCCTCACGCCGGGGACTCTCCGCTTCCCAGAACCCCCAGAGCCCCGCACACCGAGCCCAGAGCCATTCACCCTCTCAGAGCCGCCCCAGACCCTCACGCCAGGGACTCTCCGCcctccagagcccagcacatcgAGAGCCCTTCCCTCCTTCAGAGCCGCCCCAGACCCTCACGCCGCGGACTCTCCGCCCATCCAGAGCCCTCAGAGCCCCGGACATGGGCCCGAGCCCTTAGAGCTCCCACAGCACGGGGCCTTCGCCCCCCAGAGCAGGACCCTCCAGTTGCACCGAGCCCCTGGCACAGCGGGACACAGACCGCCCGCCCCTCCGCAGCCCCAGGGCCGGGGTCGCTCCCCCATCCCCTGCCGGGGGTCCCGGCTCACCCCGGCACTCACCGCGCCTCGCCTCCGCGCCTCCGGAAGTGACGTCACGGAGCACAGAGCGCGGCGCGGAGCGGCGGCCGCTGCTCCAGGCGCCCCCTGGCGGACCGGGCACGCTGGAGGACCCGCGGGGGGGCGTGGCTTCATGAATTTGGCGTGGCTCAACAAAGGGGCGTGGCCACATGTGAGACCTccacactgggggcactggtgGGACTGGGGGAGTCCTGGTGTAGGAGGGCACCCACAGGAATGGGGGGAGCTTGGAGGGGTCCCAAAAGCACTGATGGGTGtccatgggctgggatggggtcCCTGATGGCACTGGGGGTACCCATGGGCTTGGGATGGGGTCCCTGATGGCACTGGGGGTACCCATTGGTTAGGGGGCCTTAGGATAGGGTCCCAGAAGCACTGATGGGTGTCCATGGGCCAGAGATGGGGTCCCCAGTGGTACTGGGGGTACCCATTAGTTGGAGGGGCTTGGGATGAGGTCCCTGATGGCACTGGGGGTACCCATTGGCCAGAGGGGTATGGAAAAGGGGCCCTGATGGCATTGGGAATGCCCATAGGCCTGGGATGGGGTCCCCAGTGGCACTGGAGGTACTCATTGGATGGGGGGGCTTGGGATGGGGTCCCTGATAGCACTGGGGGTACCCATGGGCTTGGGATGGGATCCCCAATGGGGTGGGGGGCACACAGGACTTTGGGAGGGGCACAGGACGGAGTCATTGGTGGTGGTGGGAGGATCCATGGGATTGAGGGGAAGCTGGGGATGGGGTCTCCAATGGCACTGGGGGGATCCTTGGGCTCAGAATGGCACGAGAAGAGGTGcccagtggcactgggagcatCCATAGGCTTGGAGGGCCATGGGATGATGTCCACTTTAGCACTGGGGAGTTTCAGGGGCTTGGCATGGGGTCCCCAATGGGCCTGGGGGGTAtccatgggctgggctgggccttGCCTTGGGGTGCCCAGTGGTGCTGGGGGATCCAGGAGCTTGGGAGGGACATTGGATAGGGTCCTTGATGGCCATGGGTGCATCCATGAGCTTGGGGGGGAGCATGGGATGGGGTCCCTGGTGGAGCTGGGAGGTATCCATGGGCTTGGAAAGGGGTCCCCGGTGGcactggggttttggggggtccctcaGTGTATCCCAGCACCCATGGGTGGAGGTCCTTTGGTGCAGGAAGCACCCATGAcgtggggcagagcagccccaaggTGACACCAGCCTGGAGTGGGGGTCCCACCAAGCCCCCCCAGTcccaccctccccacccccagaGAGGCTTTagcatattaaatatttaattggcAGCAAAGGCACCCGCTGGGCTCATCAGGAGCAATTAAGCCCCCCCAACCTCCGCAGCCCCCCCAGGAGCAccatcctggggacccccacaGGATGGGGGGCTCCCacctccccctccctgctctcaaccccccaaaatgggctgggggacagagctgggagccgGGGAGAGGAACAGAAccccccagcagggccagggagcccctgggggtgcagggagaCCCCCCTGACCCGGCCCCCAATCACTGCAGGGGGGAGATCTTCAGGGGAATCATGATCCGCGATTCCATGGTCCGGATCAGCGGCACTGGGGGAGCAAAGGACACACAGGTGAGGCCAGGGGGTTCCCAGCACCGCCAGGGGGTCCCCAAAGCGCGTGGGGGTCCCCAAAGCGGGTGGGGGTCCCACTCACCCGTGTAATAAACATtctcatcccagcccctctTCCTCCAGGCCGCATTCCTGGTCTCCTCCCGGGACTGCAGATCCCTGTAGGCTGTGGGGGGAgcaccctgagccccccagctcagcccccaaGGCTGGGGGTGCCCCACGGTGACCCCCCTTACCCCAGAGGTGGTGCACCACGTAGAGCTCCCCGATCTGGGAGAAGAAGCCCCCGACTGCCTCCTGGTTCTCCTGGCGGTACTTGATGGCCCGAGCCCTGCGGGGAGCAGGGGGCACGTGGGGGGCTGCCCCTGGGGGTCCCCCCTTCTCCAGAGGGAGCTTTCTCCCCTCCATGCTGGGAAAGCAGGGCCTTACCAGTTGTTGCCCCACTCGATCATGGTGCCTGGCTGGAAACAGGGGGGGAAAAACAGTGAGAACCGACTGCTCATCCACCTTGGGAGAGCCCAGTGGCTCTGGGGGTACCCATGGGCTTGGGATGGGATCCCCAATGGGGTGGGGGGCACACATGGGCTTAGGATGGCGTCCCTGGGCTTGGGGGTCCCATGTGATGGGTCATGGGGTGGGGGCACCAGGCtttgggagggacaggagggtaAATGGGGGTGGTGGGGGATCCAGGATTGGGGAACGGGATGGGGTCCCAGTGCACTGGGGGTCTTGGCTCGGGATGGCACGAGAAGAGGATCCAGTGGATGGGGCATCATAGCTTGGAGGGCATGGGTGATGTCCACTTAGCACTGGGGGTTTTAGGCCTGTGGCATGGGGTCCCCAATGGCCTGGGGCAtccatggctgggctgggcctggcttGGGGTGCCCAGTGGTGCTGGGGATCAGGGCTTGCAGGGGCCATGGGATGGGGTCCCTGAATGGTGCTGGGGTatccagggctggggggcttgACTTGGGGTCTCTGTTGGTGCTGGGGGATCCAGGAGCTTGAGGGGAGCATGGGATGGGGTCTCTTTGAAGGGCTGCCCCCCAAAACCGGGGTACACCAGCCTGAAGACCCCTCCCTGAGGCACAGGGTGGTGCCCACCTTCAGCTTGTAGGTCCTGAGCTCGTAGATGTTGGGTCCCTGGCGGGGCTGGGGCTCGTTCCAGAAGCTgaactccagcagcagctggttcCTGCGGGACAGCAGCATGCGGCTCCTCTCCTTGCGGAACTCCAGGTACTcctggggacagcccggggTCACAGGGGTCACAGgggtcacagggacagggcccgtggggcacaggggggtccccagcccagcGTTACCTTGTTCTGCCTGAGCTTGCTCATGCAGTCCATGAGCGCCGGGTACCCGCCCGAGAAGCGCCACAGATGCACTGCAAAGAGGGGACGGGGTGGGCAAGGGGGTCCTGGTCACTCTGGGTGACACTGAGACCCTCTGAGTCCCTCTGGGTGCCACTGAGTGCCACTGAGTGTCATTGAGTCCCACTGAGTGTCACTGAGGGAACCCCAAGATGGTTAACAGTGGAGGGCACTCTCCCATCCCCGGGGGTacaaaggcagccaggctgatccAGGACGAAGGACAGAAGGACGCCAGCTGATCCCAAAGgtacagaggcagcagctgacctggacagaaggacagagggcagccaggctgatcccCAAAGGTCCAGAGGACAGGACAGGCAGCCAGCGATCCTGGGGTAcagaaggacagaaggacagagggCAGCCAGGCTTATCCCTGGGGGTACAGAAGGACGAAGGAACCAGGCTGATCCCTGGGGTACGAAGCGAGGGCAGGGCAGCCAGTGATCCTGGGTACAGaaggcaggacagagcagccaggctgatcccTGGGGTACGAAGACAGAAGGACAGCCAGGCTGATCCAAggagaggcagccaggctgatccGGGGGTACAGAAACAGCCAGCTGATCCAAGGTACGAAGGACAGAGACAGAAGGACACCGCTGATCGGTAAGAAGGACACCAGGCTATCGGGTAcagaaggacagaaggacagccaggctgatcgcctgcagcacaggagacGCTGGGACAAGGACAGAAGATGAAGGGGGTGGGCTCTCAGCAGGGGTTAATTCAAGGTTTATTTCAGGACCCCCACAAACCTCAGGGAGCCTGGGAGATGTGCCAAGGTTACATTGAAAGGGAGGTGGAAATTTAAAACAGAGAACATTTactgaccaatgagtgacctGAGGGATGGGTACTGGGAATGGACATTTAGGACAGGATTTGGGGTAACGCTGTGGGGCTGACCCCTGGCCTCTGGCTGATCACTCGACATCCTGGATGGAAAGTTctggatggaggggatgggatggtgaGTGActgacacagagccagggtggggatttggggatgatcCCAGAAAAGAAGAGGGATTGCACAGGTAAAAGGACCGGGTAGAGTTCCCATAAACCATACGGGAAAAATACCGGGatacaaaaacaaaactgttACAAACTATTACAAAGTATAAAAATACACTGCAACAgaaagggagcagagccccaaaaccccaccaagaTCTGTgtctggggcagcaggggctgcctggcCTCACCTGCCTGGTCCTGCTCGCCGTACCATGTGTTCCAGTTGCCCACCAGGTCACAGGGGTAGTCGGGGTCCGAATGcagcttgggcagcacctcctctctgtggggcacagaggggccaGTGGGGTGGGggcagcaccccaaaccctcccagtgcccctctgtgccctcccaaaccccacagtgcccctctgtgccctcccagtgccctctgtgccctcccaAACAGgacctggcacagcctgggggatgcATCCATTCCCCagggagggaaactgaggcacagagcaggggaaacACATccacccaggagctccaggagccctcccacccctgccagTCCAGAACAGCATCCCAAAACCCTGTTGGGAGACTGAGAAGACCCCTCAGTGTGCTCACGTCAGCTTGTTGTAGGCTTCGAGGCACTCCGGCTTCACGTTGTGAACTGCGGGGACAGGAGAAAGGGCTGGGAACGGGCAGGGAGCCGGGaatgggggtcccaggggtgggTGAGGGGGgcacccagctgtgcctgccctcctcccaggggcagcagcactcACACTGGATCTTGTAGAGGTTGCTGGTCTCCTTCTTGGACAGGAGGTTGGAATGTGCGTCCTTGCGGGGATCCACCTTGTGCACGAACAGCGAGCGGAACCAGCTGCCCTCCACATCCCGGGAGTAacccctgagggacaccggCAATCACCGGGAATGGCCGGCAATCACCGGCAAGCAGGATCCCGAGGCCTCACTGCCAGTCCTGCCTCTGTTATTCGGCCTCCAGGGAGCCCCGGGGCTCCTGCTCAGTTCGTCCTGGGAGCCCTGTCCCAGTCTGGGCTGGGTCTGTCCCCAGTTCCAGTCTGTCCCCTGCATCCACAGGGGGTGGCCgtgctgcccagcagagcaagGACACCGCGGGGGGTGTGGGACAAGGGGGGCACCCCcactgcagtgacagtgaccccTCCACGGGcaaggggacatggggacatcccccaggggctgctccagggctggtgacCCCTCCACGGGCAAGGGGACAAGGGGACGTGGGGTgacaggagcagcccccagcGGTGGCTCCGGTGTCCGGAGAAGGTCGGGCAGTGGCGGGGGAGGGACGGGGCCCCTCGGGTCCGAGCTGCGGCCAGACCTTTGTCCCCAGCGAGGCAACGACCGTGGGGCCACTGCGGGGGCCGCCCGCCGGTTCGGGGAGGGCAGCGGGGTCCGGGCAGggctcggggggctcggggggaaTGCGGGGTCCCCGCAAGGGGAGATGCGGGGTGCAGGGGGGATGCGGGGTGCAGGGGGGATGCGGGGCGCAGGGGGGGATCATGCAGCCCAGGGGAGCGGGGTGCGGGGTCCCCTCCCGGGGCGATGCGGGGACAGGGGTGGGGCTCAGGGGTCTCAGAACGGGGGATACGGGTGTCCCGGCCCGGGGGGATGCGGGGTGCGGGGGAATGGGGGGAATCAGGGGAGGGGGATGCGGGTGATGCGAAAAGCAGGGAAGATCCTGGGCCGCAATGGCTCAGAGGTGGGGTCTCCACCTGGGGGATgcggggagcaggagggatgcgGGGGCcgggggagctgcagggtgcgGGGGGGAGGATGCGGGGCGTCCCCGCCGGGGGAGATGCGGGGAGCGGGGTGGGAGGATGAGGGACCCCGGGGTGCCGCGGGGGCTCTCAGGGCGGGGGTTCCCGGGGTCCCCGCCCCCGCGGGGGTCCCCACTCACCGCGcgccccgcggggccgcgcccgcgcccccgccccgcagccgccgcagcgccgcgctcccgccgcgcgctcccgccgccgccatcttcCGCaccgcggcggggccgcgcgccGCGCGTGCACgccgggccccgccccctcGGGCCCCCGGCCACGCCCCCTCAGAAGCTGGCCTGCAGCAGCGTGATCCTGATTGGCCGCCCGGCCACACCTTCGCGCGCACGGCCAcgcccccccaccccctcccgCCGCCACCGCGACGCCTCATTGGATGCCGGAGTGGGGGCGGTGCCCGCGGACTGGGCGGTGCTCGGCAGCCAATCAGAAGAGGTGGTTGGAGAGATCGGTGGCTGATTGGTCCCGATGTCTCGCTCCGGAGGGGGCTCAGGCGCTGCTCCAGGGGGGCGGGGCTTCCTCGGGC includes these proteins:
- the NIPSNAP1 gene encoding protein NipSnap homolog 1, which produces MAAAGARGGSAALRRLRGGGAGAAPRGARGYSRDVEGSWFRSLFVHKVDPRKDAHSNLLSKKETSNLYKIQFHNVKPECLEAYNKLTEEVLPKLHSDPDYPCDLVGNWNTWYGEQDQAVHLWRFSGGYPALMDCMSKLRQNKEYLEFRKERSRMLLSRRNQLLLEFSFWNEPQPRQGPNIYELRTYKLKPGTMIEWGNNWARAIKYRQENQEAVGGFFSQIGELYVVHHLWAYRDLQSREETRNAAWRKRGWDENVYYTVPLIRTMESRIMIPLKISPLQ